The Candidatus Krumholzibacteriota bacterium genome includes a window with the following:
- a CDS encoding DUF4321 domain-containing protein: MPSKRRVTIVALVFFLGVIVGSVVGEIIGLLLPDGNVFRDLFVSGKEFVVGPGTVDLIVLTFTVGFSIKVNLVSVLAIVLVGVLLRMYV, translated from the coding sequence ATGCCGTCGAAACGACGGGTGACCATCGTCGCGCTCGTTTTCTTTCTCGGCGTGATCGTCGGAAGCGTCGTGGGCGAGATCATCGGCCTGCTACTGCCCGACGGCAACGTCTTCAGGGATCTGTTCGTCTCGGGCAAGGAATTCGTCGTGGGGCCGGGGACCGTCGACCTGATCGTCCTCACCTTCACCGTCGGTTTCTCGATCAAGGTGAATCTCGTGAGCGTGCTGGCGATCGTGCTCGTCGGGGTGCTGCTCAGGATGTACGTCTAG